A genomic stretch from Aedes albopictus strain Foshan chromosome 2, AalbF5, whole genome shotgun sequence includes:
- the LOC134286308 gene encoding uncharacterized protein LOC134286308 — MSKPVTRSADSLKSLTTKLKGLKLSLSNICVFVKNFKDDTTAAQINVRLEKLDTLWVQISETVWEIEAHEDFEEQESLQTSQVEMENRYYDAKSFLVEKAQAFQSDANQNQTLHPGDATLHGVMDHVRLPQIKLQCFDGNIDDWLSFRDLYTSLIHEKPDLPAVEKFHYLKGCLAGEAKALIDPLKITRDNYLVAWQTLLKRYNNNKLLKKKQVQAMIKLPSLIKESATDLHK; from the coding sequence ATGTCGAAACCCGTCACGAGGAGTGCGGATTCCCTGAAGTCGTTGACTACAAAACTGAAGGGACTCAAATTATCTTTAAGTAATATTTGCGTATTCGTTAAAAACTTCAAAGACGATACTACCGCTGCTCAAATCAATGTCCGCCTTGAGAAGTTGGATACGCTATGGGTACAGATTAGTGAAACTGTTTGGGAAATCGAAGCGCACGAAGATTTCGAGGAACAAGAAAGCCTTCAGACCAGCCAAGTGGAAATGGAGAACCGCTACTACGATGCGAAATCGTTTCTAGTGGAGAAGGCTCAAGCGTTTCAGAGCGATGCTAATCAGAACCAAACGCTTCATCCTGGAGACGCCACTCTACATGGCGTGATGGACCACGTTCGGCTGCCTCAAATCAAGCTACAATGTTTTGATGGCAACATCGATGACTGGTTGAGTTTCAGGGATCTCTACACTTCCTTGATTCACGAGAAACCAGATCTACCGGCAGTGGAGAAGTTTCACTACCTCAAAGGGTGCCTGGCAGGTGAGGCAAAGGCACTGATCGATCCGCTAAAGATTACGAGGGACAATTACCTGGTTGCTTGGCAGACGTTGCTAAAACGCTATAATAACAACAAGCTTCTTAAGAAGAAGCAGGTGCAAGCGATGATCAAATTGCCGTCGCTCATCAAGGAGTCAGCCACGGATCTCCACAAATGA